The Ostrinia nubilalis chromosome 11, ilOstNubi1.1, whole genome shotgun sequence genomic sequence ctcgcataatgtattaataatgcacgttgaactttcttctctcactctctctcattttaaatgaatttatgattacactaataattgttatttaatttgaaatctacctaatcaatttaatttcaaaaaccacttacaatagtgttaaaaatctagatttattatagattcagtaaaataataatattttatgtaataatatcgaataaatgtaattttaaatataattccatattttactaaatcaatatcaactaaacacactctagtcaagtgtaagtggtgtagtagaaactaaactagtttggatatgacttttttattAAGCTCTTCCAAagtatacacgatcagtacgcaaaattcgtgtatagtttggagtcacagatttacaaacgggcactacaaaatatacacgagcagtttcctatgggtgcgttctggccatcgTTGGCATCGTTGAGCTAGTGGCAGTCTGTGTTCGACTATCACTCGGGTTCCTACCGCaagaccgttggttcactcagttccgatacgactctagtgctgtgtgtaaatTCTCGTGAATacctgagtttattaatttctacgagtggattttattttgcctgagacctacgccatgaaccctgaaccagaaaaCCCTGCCGCCGGCGACAACGACGCTCATCTATCCCTGGCCTCAacatatacactcgcgagcaaaactatggaatcacttacatgaagttgtttccacgcgaacttgtgtactaacgaatttgttagtaacaaaaaagtggcaccattttaaagattaaacttttatctttaaattgataccaaattcatttaaatcacaccagtatttaaaaagatatcccggctgatgtgaagaagtaacgaaaaagacatgtatgaactgtttgatacgtcgcgagttgcggcctatttaccccctataaaagcacgcgtttttagatttttgctttcacacgttgattcatacacatctccgcttcttttgacactttacctgggattctacaccttcagaagcagcacaaatcgttgcactattgcaagaaaggctcagccagcgggctgtcgcacgtcagcgccacataagccagtcctgggtttcgaaagtttcaagacgctttcgggagactagtggctttatcccgagaccaagttctgaacagcgccggtgcacatcgcagagggaagaccgttttttcatgtcaacctctctatgaaatcgtcatttgactggaatcgatgtccatcaagagctcagaaatgttcgtaagatagctgttagcgagtggacagttcgtctaagatataagcaatagaatttaactccaaaaaggcctgccacaggctcgaaactgacggcaggtcaccgataagcaccctttcaatttgctcgtacacatctcgattgGAAGGCGATTTTGTAAAATCCCGATATATCTTCAAAGTCGCTTGATTTACCCGTGTTAACACTCAAGAAGATTAGGAGTCACAAACACCTGCTAGAAAGTAGAAGTCTAGGAACTCACACTAATCCCGCAAACACAagctacttttattatttttgttttctctcCTAGTCagttttattcctaaaaccatcagacaacaacaaaaacaaattCATGTTACATGTGGCATACGTTCCATTTATTTCCACGATCATGTTTTGCTACCTTTGATTAGGCTTTTGTAATAGTCTTGTCTTGTATTGTGTGGCTCTTTTGCAGTCCAACCCGCCGACCCAAAGACATGAGTTGACTTTAGACGTCGTAATATGAGTCGGATTTGGTGTGTAGAGTCCTTTACCTGACTGGCAACAATGGTGTTAGAGTATCCGCAGACTACAGAatttttatcggccgatagtttgatcGGCTTCTATTTTTATGAGGAATCAGCCAATACTAAATCGGTGTAACGTATAACCCGATTACAAAAAGTCTATAGTTTGCGGGAAGTCTAACACCATCGTTATAATCTCAGTTGTAAAGGACTCTTTACATCCGTCCATGGCGGACGTCTGACATGACTTTTGATCGATATTTCTCTCAAAAGGCTCTTCCAATCTGGTGTTAGGAAAATGATTAGTGTATATTGAAAAACAACATattctttgttacaatgatttttattcatattttcataaatgttattaaatgcaGGTTTCAGTTTACAATGGTGtcgttaatatattttatgacataataattgtctttgagaaaataaaacaacatgATTTTAAAACTGTATTTCGTCATCaatagtataaaatattaagaaataaaCATAGTTCAATCAGCGTGTCCCCATAGATCCGTGCCGTCGCCTGTTCGCTCTTTTCGATTCTTAATAATCTCTTCAGATGTTGCCTTGAGATCATAAGCCCATCCAACCCAAGCAAAAAAGTCAATGAACATAGTAGAGAGGTTCAGGTATTTGTTTCCAAGCTCAGAAGCGCGGTAGTCCCACGGGAACACATGGTGGTAGTTGTGGAATCCTTCCCCAAGAACGACAGAACTTAGAATGGGATTTTGGCAAGGTCGAAGTTTTTTGTCGTACGGTTTGTAACCCCAGAAGTGGGCAACACTGTTGACACAGCAGATGATGTGCAAGGTCACGACAAAACGTAACATGTTCAAATGCCAAGCGTTGTTGAAGGTTTCACCCCAGAAGTACATCGGTATGACAGTCGGGAGAACGAAGCAGAGTGTTCCAATAATAGGTGCCGGATAACTGCAATGAGATTAAGAAAGTATTACTTAGTAGTAAATAAAGCAACCCCACAGCAGAGGAAAACGTTTCTTTTTTTAACGAGGCTAACTCGTATACTAATGTCTAAATATCCATCTAACCATGTATCACTGCCAAATGCCAATTTTACAACTTCTTATTATGGTTTTCCAAATCATCATTTATGTTTCATTATCTAATTATTTAAATGACAAGAGTGCGTGGATTTTAGCAGCCTAGCTCGCACTCAATTGCGTGTCATGTAAGCTTtaaattactgtattttattgaaCAAGAGACTGACAAacgtgactgagtttcttccgccacttcttctcagcaccagcccatatggtGTCCTGatgtggtggtagggcaagctatatttgggacgtgtataagtgccctggaaagggcctttGTACTGAAtaactatttgaattttaattaccacaaactttacatagttttttttttttaaattacaagtTAGAACTACACTTACTCATTCTGGAGGCGTATGACAGGATTGCTGTATAAATCAGACACATCTATAACTTTCCCTTGTTTTATAACCTCCTCCGATTTTTTGGTCATCAGCCAACCCATATGCGAGTAGAAGAATCCACGGCTGGCGTTGTGAGGGTCTCCTTCGGTATCGGAACATTTATGGTGGACGCGATGGTCTCTTGACCAATTTATCACTGTCTTTTGAGAGGTTATGCTATTAAATACCATGAGCATTATTTGCAGGGGAAGTTTTGCTTTGTATGATCTGTGGGACCACAGTCTGTGGGCACCTGCTGTGATGCCGATGGTACCCAATATATGCATCAGCACTCCTGGAATaagaaaatatgtataataccCGTAGAGTTCACATCATTGTCACTTATTGTAGAAATGTTTGTGGGTATGCCacacatatacagggtggaattttgtaatgccacctggagggaaagtactctcaatactgtagatagaaaattttactgaaagaaattattcctttatttttgaaaagaaagagaactgcattcaaagattttcgaaaattttacgaaaattcactaccataccgtACAACTTTCTGtagtataattaaaataatttaaggattcatggttttcctttcatttgatttatcaagtttgttagagagatttcatccttatagttacttaaccctaacgattgatgtaataaaaatacagggtgaatttttaacagattttagttggttcgattcccgggtgtagcaagcaattttttggaaatctttgaatgcagttctatttcttttcaaaaataaaggaatgttttctatgagaaaaaatttctatctacaatattaagagtactttccctccagcaTGTCGATTCTATAAAATTCTAACAAAAACTCCCTTCACCCAACGATGTTCAGAGTCCCTTCACATAAGTTACAAAATGACCTTGATTCGGCATTCTGTAAACATTTCTCAGCGCGAGTGATGACAAGTGAACAGTGAGGCGGCCTAGGGATTGACACAcgcaacaaaaatgttagtcGAGTTTTTCgattcaagttttttatttaaaatattgagaTTTTGGCACAAAACTTGaagtcattatttatttctttaacttaAATGTCATAATCTGAACAAATTAAGGCAGATTTTACGTTAAAAACTAGAAATCTCTAATTCATAGCATATACATAATCTGTGCTCTTACAAACGAAACAAAATGTCAAATTTACTTGTTGATTGTTTACGTTTGATGTTATTGATGTTTGAGATTGAGAAATTATCTTAAAGTAAGTATACATTTGTGTTTGTGAAAGTTTTATACTATATTTTTAAGTTACTTAagtaataatgtaattaatttaaaatgtttcagTCCAAATGAGGCACGATCCTCTCACCCATCGTCAGTCCCAAGTTGAAACTGTTcgaatttatgtaaaaaaaaagaaaccctGGCTTAGCAAAGGGTTTCTTGAAATAcacaccattgaagccattataCAGAATAAAAATACCACATAACGAGGTTGGCAGCTTCAGTAGGAGGAACAAGCCGTGCGCTAAACACTATAAACATTACAAACAATGAACAAAGGCCAAGGTTAGTATCCACTTATCAACATGGTTGACCCACTTAACATTCTTTAAAAGCAAACCACAAGATGTGCAACGAATGTTGGTTTTTAAAGTGTGCTCGTTGGATTCATTAATAGCCCCACCGAAATCTAAATTAAAAGAGTAATGCATGATTTTGTtctaacttttttatattttgtaaagaCCAGTCAGATATAAATTGACAAAAACCACCGAAGTTTGgggctttttttatttttaatgaaataatcatGAACTACTTGTGCAGTTTATGACAAAGTgcttcagtaggtacctactttactaaagtgtattttatttaagcCCAAGTACCTAATAGAGATGTAGTTGAAACCAACCCACTAAGTTTGTTTCAGATATAGAAAACTTTATCTTGTATGGATGTTATGCCATGCACATACTTATG encodes the following:
- the LOC135075976 gene encoding acyl-CoA Delta(11) desaturase-like → MASRLLETDEEPTDTDLKKNVTPSDLSLNKLQIVYYLVIFYIYIHVAAFYGLYLGCTSAKWSTMGFGVLMHILGTIGITAGAHRLWSHRSYKAKLPLQIMLMVFNSITSQKTVINWSRDHRVHHKCSDTEGDPHNASRGFFYSHMGWLMTKKSEEVIKQGKVIDVSDLYSNPVIRLQNDYPAPIIGTLCFVLPTVIPMYFWGETFNNAWHLNMLRFVVTLHIICCVNSVAHFWGYKPYDKKLRPCQNPILSSVVLGEGFHNYHHVFPWDYRASELGNKYLNLSTMFIDFFAWVGWAYDLKATSEEIIKNRKERTGDGTDLWGHAD